In a genomic window of Sandaracinaceae bacterium:
- the purT gene encoding formate-dependent phosphoribosylglycinamide formyltransferase, whose protein sequence is MTDRLRLGTATTRTQTKLLLLGSGELGKEVALEAQRLGIYVVACDRYDNAPAMQVAHARHVFPMLDAERLRAVIEAEKPDFVVPEIEAIATDTLVALEAEGVRVIPTARAARLTMNREGIRRLAAEELGLLTSPYRFAETEAEYLSAVRAIGLPAVVKPVMSSSGMGQSSLRADASEEELRAAWRYSQEGARGGGGRVIVEGFVDFDYEITLLTVRHVGGTSFCAPIGHRQVKGDYHESWQPQPMSPAAEAEAERMARAVTDSLGGRGLFGVEFFVRGDQVWFSEVSPRPHDTGMVTMISQDLSEFALHVRAIVGLPIPNLRQHGPSASHVILGDGDSNAPAFQIDPAPLSAPDTALRLFGKPEIHGHRRLGVALARGATLEEARAKATAVAAGVRVVLE, encoded by the coding sequence ATGACCGACCGCCTGCGCCTCGGAACCGCCACCACCCGAACTCAGACCAAGCTGCTGCTGCTGGGCAGCGGCGAGCTGGGCAAAGAAGTGGCCCTCGAGGCGCAGCGCCTGGGGATCTACGTGGTGGCCTGTGACCGCTACGACAACGCGCCCGCCATGCAGGTGGCGCACGCGCGCCACGTGTTCCCCATGCTGGACGCGGAGCGCCTGCGGGCGGTGATCGAGGCCGAGAAGCCGGACTTCGTGGTGCCCGAGATCGAGGCCATCGCCACGGACACGCTGGTGGCGCTCGAGGCCGAGGGGGTGCGCGTGATCCCCACTGCGCGGGCCGCACGCCTCACCATGAACCGTGAGGGCATCCGCCGGCTGGCCGCCGAAGAGCTGGGGTTGCTGACCTCGCCGTATCGCTTCGCCGAGACCGAGGCCGAGTACCTTTCAGCCGTGCGGGCCATTGGGCTCCCGGCCGTGGTGAAGCCGGTGATGAGCTCGTCGGGCATGGGCCAGAGTTCGCTGCGCGCCGACGCCAGCGAGGAAGAGCTGCGTGCGGCGTGGCGTTACTCCCAAGAGGGCGCACGAGGCGGCGGAGGGCGCGTGATCGTGGAGGGGTTCGTGGACTTCGACTACGAGATCACGCTGCTGACGGTCCGCCACGTGGGCGGCACCAGCTTCTGCGCGCCCATCGGGCACCGGCAGGTGAAGGGCGACTACCACGAGAGCTGGCAGCCCCAGCCCATGAGCCCAGCCGCGGAAGCCGAGGCCGAGCGCATGGCCCGCGCGGTGACCGACTCCCTCGGAGGGCGCGGCCTCTTCGGCGTGGAGTTCTTCGTGCGCGGAGACCAGGTCTGGTTCAGCGAGGTCTCGCCGCGTCCGCACGACACCGGCATGGTGACCATGATCTCCCAAGACCTCAGCGAGTTCGCTCTGCACGTGCGCGCCATCGTGGGCCTGCCCATCCCCAACCTGCGCCAGCACGGCCCCTCCGCCAGCCACGTGATCCTGGGAGATGGCGACAGCAACGCGCCCGCCTTCCAGATCGACCCCGCCCCGCTGAGCGCGCCGGACACCGCGCTGCGCCTGTTCGGCAAGCCCGAGATCCACGGCCACCGACGACTGGGCGTGGCGCTGGCCCGCGGCGCCACGCTGGAGGAGGCCCGCGCGAAAGCCACCGCCGTGGCGGCAGGGGTGCGCGTCGTGCTGGAGTAA
- the nikR gene encoding nickel-responsive transcriptional regulator NikR — translation MTDLVRASLSIEQDLMDRFDRFIEESGHSNRSEAMRDLIRARLIEDESERATGEAMASVTLVYDHGKRRLARQIEEIGHEHHDVVHSSMHIHVSHDICMEVVVLRGPAKELRHVANHLIGLPGVLHGRAVYSSVSPPAHEHEHEHGHGHSHGRGHR, via the coding sequence ATGACCGACCTCGTACGCGCCAGCCTCTCCATCGAACAAGACCTCATGGATCGCTTCGACCGGTTCATCGAGGAGAGCGGTCACAGCAACCGCTCGGAGGCCATGCGCGACCTGATCCGGGCCCGCCTGATCGAGGACGAGAGCGAGCGCGCCACGGGGGAGGCCATGGCGTCGGTCACCCTGGTGTACGACCACGGGAAGCGGCGCCTCGCCCGACAGATCGAGGAGATCGGGCACGAGCACCACGACGTGGTCCACTCGTCCATGCACATCCACGTGTCCCACGACATCTGCATGGAGGTGGTGGTCCTGCGCGGGCCCGCCAAAGAGCTGCGACACGTGGCCAACCACCTCATCGGGCTGCCGGGCGTGCTGCACGGCCGCGCGGTGTACAGCAGCGTTTCGCCACCGGCGCACGAACACGAGCACGAACACGGGCACGGGCACTCACACGGACGCGGGCACCGATGA
- a CDS encoding aldehyde dehydrogenase family protein, producing the protein MTPLLRDSLRAHTRSFYIDGGWRAPHGQGAIDVVHAGTEECLASVPAGDAQDADAAVRAARAAFEGWSTLPSSERAGFLRAIHAGLEARAEELARLLAAEVGMPLELSRAVQLGLPLESTRYYAALTAEYCGDVDADGTLVVREPIGVVASITPWNYPLHQIMAKIAPALGAGCTVVVKPSEVAPLNAFVLAEIIEACGLPAGVFNLVTGEGAVVGEALAAHPEVDMVSFTGSTRAGRRVTQVAAETLKRVTCELGGKSANVILDDAELEAAVTAGVTNCYLNSGQTCSAWTRMLVPESRRDEVVALAKRVAESFTLGDPFAPGSRLGPLVSGLQRERVRELIRAGVNEGATLVTGGAEPPEHLPQGFFVRPTVFADVRAEMRIAREEIFGPVLSILTYRDEDEAVRLANDSIYGLSGAVWSADPERALRVARRLRTGQVAINGAAYNPHAPFGGYKQSGNGRELGRFGFEEFLEVKALRR; encoded by the coding sequence ATGACTCCGCTGCTGAGAGACTCGCTGCGCGCACACACGCGCTCCTTCTACATCGACGGCGGCTGGCGTGCGCCGCACGGGCAGGGCGCCATCGACGTGGTGCACGCGGGCACCGAAGAGTGTCTGGCCAGTGTCCCGGCGGGCGACGCGCAGGACGCGGACGCGGCCGTGCGGGCGGCGCGCGCGGCCTTCGAGGGCTGGTCTACCTTGCCCTCGTCGGAGCGAGCGGGCTTCCTGCGGGCCATTCACGCCGGGCTCGAGGCTCGCGCCGAGGAGCTGGCGCGCCTGCTGGCGGCAGAGGTGGGCATGCCCCTCGAGCTCTCTCGGGCCGTGCAGCTGGGGCTGCCCCTCGAGAGCACGCGCTACTACGCCGCCCTCACCGCCGAGTACTGCGGCGACGTGGATGCCGATGGGACGCTGGTGGTGCGCGAGCCCATCGGCGTGGTCGCGTCTATCACGCCGTGGAACTACCCGCTCCACCAGATCATGGCGAAGATCGCCCCCGCGTTGGGGGCTGGCTGCACGGTGGTCGTGAAGCCCAGTGAGGTGGCCCCCCTGAACGCGTTCGTGCTGGCAGAGATCATCGAGGCGTGTGGGCTTCCTGCGGGCGTCTTCAACCTGGTCACGGGCGAAGGAGCGGTGGTGGGCGAGGCGCTGGCGGCCCACCCCGAGGTAGACATGGTGAGCTTCACCGGCTCCACGCGCGCGGGCCGGCGCGTGACCCAGGTGGCCGCCGAGACGCTCAAGCGCGTGACCTGCGAGCTGGGCGGCAAGTCCGCCAACGTCATCTTGGACGATGCCGAGCTCGAGGCCGCGGTCACGGCGGGCGTCACCAACTGCTACCTGAATTCGGGGCAGACCTGCTCGGCATGGACGCGCATGTTGGTGCCGGAGTCGCGCCGTGACGAGGTCGTCGCCCTCGCCAAACGGGTGGCGGAGTCGTTCACCCTGGGCGACCCGTTCGCGCCGGGCAGCCGCCTCGGTCCGTTGGTGAGCGGGCTCCAGCGCGAGCGGGTGCGTGAGCTGATCCGCGCGGGAGTGAACGAAGGCGCCACGCTGGTGACCGGCGGCGCCGAGCCTCCCGAGCACCTCCCGCAGGGCTTCTTCGTGCGCCCCACCGTGTTCGCGGACGTTCGCGCGGAGATGCGCATCGCGCGCGAGGAGATCTTCGGGCCCGTGCTGAGCATCCTCACCTACCGCGACGAGGACGAAGCGGTGCGCCTCGCCAACGACAGCATCTACGGCCTGTCGGGGGCCGTGTGGTCCGCCGACCCCGAGCGCGCGCTCCGTGTGGCGCGGCGGCTGCGCACGGGGCAGGTGGCCATCAACGGCGCGGCCTACAATCCGCATGCGCCCTTCGGGGGCTACAAGCAGTCGGGCAATGGTCGCGAGCTGGGCCGCTTCGGCTTCGAAGAGTTCCTCGAGGTCAAGGCGCTGCGACGCTGA
- a CDS encoding TonB-dependent receptor translates to MRGRVALCLLVVCAQAAAPVGGRAQPSTGSPEEASPAPPSDHPVDHDAEEGFSALAVVDARSAPETASSQHVTAEEFQAAPRRSAEDALRQVPGLTLVQHGSEGKGFQFFLRGFDAIHGADLEITLEGIPLNEWSNVHAQGYLDLGLILPEFVLGVDVTKGPFTLAQGAFGMAGSADYQLGVGETLRGARVAYTVGSTNRHRLFAGYSSPNGDGGEFVGLSATHDEGFGQNRRLQQVALNGRVRLLEDADRGRLELSVLGHYSDFDLPGTLRSDDIRAGRVGFYDTYDPASRGRSTRALVALHYHLRRSGHRLTLVAHGSLRRLDLRENFTGFLLDPLNGDRRAQGQTSWAAGLRADHVLRLSDLFALVTGVGVRAEHVTQREQRVGQDLEPVSTRRELGLLQLIAHALVGVRLDMGATLRLDVGARVDLVHVDPTDLLDPAADQQGNLAALSPRVTLRYQPGSTLSLFGAYGSGLRPPEGRAFTSFDPGREGLGGELLDGRPRITRSDSGELGVRVTPLESLDVTLSGFATRIARESIFDHVSGVNLELNGTRRVGAELVLRARPAPWLALSADVTMTDARFIESGRRVPFAPWLVAGLRALVNHPSGVRAGFRTLAVAPRPLPHGARGATLLMVDATVGYTWRWLRLDLELENLLGRELREGEFHFASDPSAGPPRSELPVLQTIAGPPFNARLTLGIVL, encoded by the coding sequence ATGCGCGGCCGCGTCGCTCTCTGTCTGCTGGTCGTCTGCGCACAGGCGGCGGCCCCCGTTGGCGGGCGCGCGCAGCCGTCGACCGGCTCCCCCGAGGAAGCCTCGCCCGCGCCCCCGTCCGACCACCCCGTCGACCACGACGCCGAGGAGGGCTTCTCGGCGCTCGCCGTGGTGGACGCGCGCAGCGCTCCCGAGACAGCGTCCAGCCAGCATGTCACCGCGGAGGAGTTCCAAGCGGCGCCGCGCCGGAGCGCCGAGGACGCGCTCCGGCAGGTCCCCGGCCTGACGCTCGTGCAGCACGGCAGCGAGGGCAAGGGCTTCCAGTTCTTCCTGCGCGGCTTCGACGCCATTCATGGTGCCGACCTCGAGATCACGCTCGAGGGCATCCCGCTCAACGAGTGGTCGAACGTGCACGCGCAGGGCTACCTGGACCTGGGGCTGATCCTGCCGGAGTTCGTGCTGGGCGTGGACGTCACCAAGGGGCCCTTCACGCTCGCGCAGGGCGCCTTCGGCATGGCGGGCAGCGCGGACTATCAGCTGGGCGTCGGGGAGACCCTGCGCGGCGCGCGCGTGGCCTACACCGTGGGCAGCACCAACCGGCACCGGCTCTTCGCGGGGTACTCGTCGCCGAACGGCGACGGCGGCGAGTTCGTGGGTCTGTCCGCCACGCACGACGAGGGCTTTGGCCAAAACCGGCGCCTACAGCAGGTCGCCTTGAACGGCCGCGTGCGCCTGCTGGAGGATGCTGACCGCGGGCGCCTCGAGCTGTCCGTCCTCGGTCACTACAGCGACTTCGACCTGCCGGGGACGCTGCGCTCGGACGACATCCGCGCCGGTCGCGTGGGTTTCTACGACACGTACGACCCGGCCAGCCGTGGGCGCTCGACGCGCGCACTGGTGGCGCTGCACTACCACCTGCGCCGTTCTGGGCACCGCCTGACGCTGGTGGCCCACGGGTCGCTGCGCCGTCTGGACCTGCGCGAGAACTTCACGGGCTTCCTGCTCGACCCGCTCAACGGAGACCGACGCGCCCAGGGGCAGACCAGCTGGGCCGCGGGCCTCCGTGCGGACCACGTGCTGCGGCTCAGCGACCTGTTCGCGCTCGTCACCGGGGTGGGCGTGCGCGCCGAGCACGTGACTCAGCGCGAGCAGCGCGTCGGCCAGGACCTCGAGCCCGTGTCGACGCGACGGGAGCTCGGCCTCCTACAGCTCATCGCCCACGCCCTCGTCGGTGTGCGGCTCGACATGGGAGCCACGCTGCGGCTCGACGTAGGGGCGCGCGTGGACCTGGTGCACGTGGACCCCACGGACCTGCTCGACCCCGCGGCCGACCAGCAGGGCAACTTGGCTGCGCTCTCGCCGCGCGTGACGCTGCGCTACCAGCCTGGCTCCACGCTTTCGCTGTTCGGGGCGTATGGAAGCGGCCTCCGGCCTCCCGAGGGCCGCGCCTTCACCAGCTTCGACCCGGGCCGCGAGGGGCTCGGAGGCGAGCTGCTGGACGGGCGCCCACGCATCACGCGATCGGACTCGGGCGAGCTCGGGGTGCGCGTGACGCCGCTCGAGTCGCTGGACGTGACACTCTCGGGTTTTGCCACGCGGATCGCGCGCGAGTCCATCTTCGACCACGTGTCGGGCGTGAACTTGGAGCTCAACGGCACACGGCGCGTGGGGGCCGAGCTGGTGCTGCGCGCGCGTCCGGCGCCGTGGCTCGCGCTCAGCGCCGACGTCACCATGACGGACGCGCGCTTCATCGAGTCCGGCCGGCGAGTGCCCTTCGCGCCGTGGCTGGTGGCGGGGTTGCGCGCGTTGGTGAACCACCCGAGCGGCGTGCGCGCCGGCTTCCGCACGCTGGCCGTTGCGCCCAGGCCGCTGCCTCATGGGGCGCGCGGCGCCACGCTGCTCATGGTGGACGCGACAGTTGGCTACACGTGGCGCTGGCTGCGTCTCGACCTCGAGCTCGAGAATCTGCTGGGCCGCGAGCTGCGCGAGGGCGAATTCCACTTCGCGAGCGACCCCTCGGCCGGCCCACCCCGCAGCGAGCTGCCCGTGCTCCAGACCATCGCGGGGCCGCCGTTCAACGCGCGGCTAACGCTCGGGATCGTTCTCTGA
- the cysD gene encoding sulfate adenylyltransferase subunit CysD, whose amino-acid sequence MDSRTLSHLQQLEAESIQIIREAAAEFDKPVMLYSIGKDSSVLLRLALKAFAPGRIPFPLLHVDTTWKFREMISFREQMQKQFDFDLLVYTNPAGANGEITPFTHGSNKYTGVMKTDALKQALTKYGFDCAFGGARRDEEKSRAKERVYSFRDRFQQWDPKNQRPELWNLYNGKINQGESTRVFPISNWTELDVWLYIWLEKIPVPSLYFAAPRPVVDRQGTMIMVDDDRMPFEPGETPRDEVVRFRTLGCYPLTGAVHSQADTLPKVIQEMLLNKHSERQGRLIDSDEDGSMEKKKKEGYF is encoded by the coding sequence ATCGATAGCCGAACACTCAGTCATCTCCAGCAGCTCGAGGCGGAGAGCATCCAGATCATCCGCGAGGCTGCGGCCGAGTTCGACAAGCCGGTCATGCTCTACAGCATCGGCAAGGACTCCTCGGTGCTGCTGCGCTTGGCCCTCAAGGCCTTTGCACCAGGGCGCATCCCGTTCCCGCTGCTGCACGTGGACACCACGTGGAAGTTCCGCGAGATGATCTCGTTCCGCGAGCAGATGCAGAAGCAGTTCGACTTCGACTTGCTCGTGTACACGAACCCTGCCGGGGCTAACGGTGAGATCACGCCGTTCACGCACGGCAGCAACAAGTACACCGGCGTCATGAAGACCGACGCGCTCAAGCAGGCCCTCACCAAGTACGGCTTCGACTGCGCCTTCGGTGGTGCCCGCCGCGACGAAGAGAAGTCGCGCGCCAAGGAGCGGGTTTACTCGTTCCGCGACCGGTTCCAGCAGTGGGACCCGAAGAACCAGCGGCCCGAGCTGTGGAACCTCTACAACGGCAAGATCAACCAGGGCGAGAGCACGCGCGTGTTCCCGATCTCCAACTGGACCGAGCTGGACGTCTGGCTCTACATCTGGCTCGAGAAGATCCCCGTGCCGTCGCTGTACTTCGCGGCGCCGCGCCCGGTGGTGGACCGGCAGGGCACCATGATCATGGTCGACGACGACCGCATGCCCTTCGAACCGGGCGAGACGCCGCGTGACGAGGTGGTGCGCTTCCGCACCCTCGGCTGTTACCCGCTCACGGGCGCGGTGCACTCGCAGGCCGACACGCTGCCCAAGGTCATCCAAGAGATGCTGCTGAACAAGCACTCCGAGCGGCAGGGTCGCTTGATCGACTCCGACGAGGACGGCTCGATGGAGAAGAAGAAGAAGGAAGGCTACTTCTGA
- a CDS encoding RNA polymerase sigma factor has translation MNTTPAIITADTIRELEPILLGYARKRISNEELARDLVQETWLAAMVSLPRFAGRSSLRTWIISILRRKIVDQYRRARPQVAFVEEAHGEIEAVDVVGRMDDAAALTVVARELDSLHGRERDAVTLVDVEGVDRDDAAEELGVTRNHLRVLLHRGRAQLRGALEAADYARAA, from the coding sequence ATGAACACCACGCCTGCCATCATCACCGCCGACACGATCCGAGAGCTGGAGCCCATCCTCCTGGGCTACGCCCGCAAGCGCATCAGCAACGAAGAGCTGGCGCGTGACCTGGTGCAGGAGACCTGGCTCGCCGCCATGGTCTCGCTCCCGCGCTTCGCGGGGCGCTCCTCGCTGCGCACCTGGATCATCAGCATCCTGCGCCGGAAGATCGTGGACCAATACCGGCGTGCTCGGCCGCAGGTGGCCTTCGTCGAGGAGGCCCACGGCGAGATCGAGGCGGTGGACGTGGTGGGTCGCATGGACGACGCCGCGGCGCTGACCGTGGTGGCGCGTGAGCTGGACTCGCTGCACGGACGCGAGCGCGACGCCGTCACGCTGGTGGACGTGGAAGGCGTCGACCGAGACGACGCAGCCGAAGAGCTGGGCGTGACCCGCAACCACCTGCGCGTGCTCTTGCACCGCGGCCGCGCGCAGCTGCGTGGCGCTCTCGAAGCCGCCGACTACGCGCGCGCCGCGTGA
- a CDS encoding MarR family transcriptional regulator, producing the protein MADECIDLPLPERSALHPEPLPRVELFMALVRAADKQVAETNALCQEYGVTGPQYNVLRILYVNDPGIGLSCSRIGERLISRVPDITRLLDRLENAELIERCRCAGDRRIVRTRLSDKGRVLVESIDAPILALHNQLTEGLSDDEVAVLTKLLTRLG; encoded by the coding sequence ATGGCCGACGAATGTATCGACTTGCCTCTCCCCGAGCGGAGCGCGCTGCACCCTGAGCCGCTGCCCCGTGTGGAGTTGTTCATGGCGCTGGTGCGCGCAGCGGACAAGCAGGTCGCCGAGACGAACGCGCTCTGCCAGGAGTACGGAGTGACCGGCCCGCAGTACAACGTGCTGCGCATCCTGTACGTGAACGACCCAGGCATCGGCCTTTCCTGCTCGCGCATCGGTGAGCGCCTGATCTCGCGCGTGCCGGACATCACCCGCCTGCTGGACCGCCTCGAAAACGCGGAGCTCATCGAGCGCTGCCGCTGCGCGGGGGACCGCCGCATCGTGCGAACGCGCCTCAGCGACAAGGGCCGCGTGCTGGTGGAGAGCATCGACGCGCCCATCCTGGCGCTGCACAACCAGCTGACCGAGGGCCTGAGCGACGACGAAGTCGCGGTCCTGACCAAGCTGCTGACGCGCCTCGGGTGA
- a CDS encoding serine/threonine protein kinase has protein sequence MSIGTAPTQTAKSSAGEPRNASDFDASAWIGREIDGRYRVIELIASGGMGAVLAVEHMRLRHRLALKILLPDFEDHAVIQERFEREALAMAQLDHPHIISALDFGELPDGTSYMVMPLVRGSSVHGLIEKHGALPWQSACLIAAQIADALAAAHADDIVHRDLKPDNVLITTEDDGSYRATILDFGIARVRSAGRETPAPERLRTLTRVGVVMGTPGYMAPEQGAGQAVTAAADLYALGVLLWEMISGRPLFDDVLDFTGILTQQLTVVAPAPMPPPGTDPIPDELGALLAQLLAARPDDRPASASLVRDRLREVAYAGTTRALAHGDRNEAASTQLHPVWRKRLLVALAGAVLFVVGSGVVGMGLGYALGSTEEHDDPELIAAEEAAVIEDVEAPAEVAAAAAGPVGAETPLVRQLLNSSSSSDRRAAARALLASGDELPAWVRAVAEYEGASGCTQRRTAVDGIVAVRHPSATAALERTVNASRRGCGTFGARDCYSCFRPAAERGLRTLQGLP, from the coding sequence ATGTCGATCGGAACGGCCCCAACGCAGACCGCCAAATCGTCGGCCGGCGAGCCCCGCAACGCTTCCGACTTCGACGCGAGCGCGTGGATCGGTCGGGAGATCGACGGACGCTATCGCGTCATCGAGCTGATCGCGTCCGGGGGTATGGGCGCCGTGCTGGCCGTCGAGCACATGCGCCTGCGGCACCGCCTGGCGCTCAAGATTCTGCTGCCCGACTTCGAGGACCACGCCGTCATCCAAGAGCGGTTCGAGCGCGAGGCGCTGGCCATGGCGCAGCTGGACCACCCGCACATCATCTCGGCGCTCGACTTCGGAGAGCTGCCGGACGGCACCAGCTACATGGTCATGCCGCTGGTGCGCGGCAGCAGCGTGCACGGGCTCATCGAGAAGCACGGCGCGCTCCCATGGCAGAGCGCGTGCCTCATCGCAGCACAGATCGCTGACGCGCTGGCAGCGGCGCACGCGGACGACATCGTCCACCGCGACCTCAAGCCGGACAACGTGCTGATCACCACCGAGGACGACGGCAGCTATCGCGCCACCATCCTGGACTTCGGCATCGCACGGGTGCGCAGCGCAGGCCGTGAGACACCGGCCCCCGAGCGCCTCCGGACGCTCACACGGGTGGGTGTGGTGATGGGCACGCCCGGCTACATGGCGCCGGAGCAGGGCGCAGGGCAGGCGGTGACCGCGGCGGCCGACCTCTACGCCCTGGGGGTGCTCCTGTGGGAGATGATCAGCGGCCGGCCGCTGTTCGACGACGTGCTCGACTTCACGGGCATCCTGACCCAGCAGCTCACGGTCGTGGCGCCCGCGCCCATGCCGCCTCCCGGCACGGACCCCATCCCGGACGAGCTCGGCGCGCTGCTGGCACAGCTCCTGGCAGCGCGCCCCGACGACCGGCCGGCCTCGGCGTCGCTGGTCCGCGACCGCCTGCGCGAGGTGGCCTACGCAGGGACCACGCGCGCCCTCGCGCACGGTGACCGCAACGAGGCCGCGAGCACGCAGCTTCACCCCGTGTGGCGGAAGCGTCTGCTCGTCGCGCTCGCGGGAGCCGTGCTCTTCGTCGTCGGAAGCGGGGTGGTCGGCATGGGCCTCGGCTATGCGCTCGGGTCCACCGAAGAGCACGACGACCCGGAGCTGATCGCGGCGGAAGAGGCCGCCGTCATCGAAGACGTCGAGGCTCCCGCAGAAGTGGCTGCAGCGGCAGCCGGCCCCGTGGGCGCCGAGACGCCGCTCGTTCGGCAGCTGCTGAACAGCAGCAGCTCGAGCGACCGCCGGGCGGCCGCGCGGGCCCTGTTGGCCAGCGGAGACGAGCTCCCCGCCTGGGTGCGCGCCGTGGCCGAATACGAAGGCGCCAGTGGCTGCACCCAGCGCCGCACGGCGGTGGACGGCATCGTGGCCGTGCGGCACCCCAGCGCCACCGCCGCCCTCGAGCGCACGGTCAACGCATCCCGCCGCGGCTGCGGCACCTTCGGCGCGCGCGACTGCTACTCGTGCTTCCGCCCCGCGGCCGAGCGCGGATTGCGCACGCTGCAGGGCCTGCCGTAG
- a CDS encoding NAD(P)-dependent oxidoreductase has product MTSARRVVVTGADGCVGSAIADHLRAAGHQVIAQVFGREADASMGEVRVDLTKEDFASALPRGPVDAIIHTAGMVNPRVPNSVMFAVNTGGTERMLAWGAQQGCGHFVQISSVSVYGARALGQARTEQTHRIRYAALAYARSKALAEQRIEKAGLPYTLLRLPMVIGRGDVFTSPVIVGGLRAGTLFVSGDGNVQATMIGVPNLGVLTEALLAAGPANAPLNFADHHLTWHELLVAYAEAAGVPLTPRRPPLPLDVLRGRASEYFLLYGMSRFGGHFPTDALTAHLARAGQAPTLHDWRVAVRDAVESLR; this is encoded by the coding sequence ATGACGTCAGCGCGGCGAGTCGTGGTCACGGGAGCCGATGGGTGTGTGGGCAGTGCCATCGCGGATCACCTGCGTGCCGCAGGCCACCAGGTCATCGCGCAGGTCTTCGGCCGCGAGGCCGACGCTTCCATGGGAGAGGTGCGCGTGGATCTCACGAAGGAAGACTTCGCGAGCGCGCTGCCCCGCGGCCCGGTCGACGCGATCATCCACACGGCGGGGATGGTGAACCCGCGCGTCCCCAACTCCGTGATGTTCGCGGTGAACACGGGCGGGACGGAGAGGATGCTGGCCTGGGGCGCTCAGCAGGGCTGCGGCCACTTCGTGCAGATCAGCTCGGTGAGCGTCTATGGCGCCCGCGCCCTCGGCCAAGCGCGCACGGAGCAGACCCACCGCATTCGTTACGCTGCGCTGGCCTACGCGCGCTCGAAGGCGCTGGCCGAGCAGCGCATCGAGAAGGCCGGGCTGCCGTACACCCTGCTGCGCCTCCCCATGGTCATCGGCCGCGGCGACGTGTTCACGTCCCCGGTCATCGTGGGCGGTCTGCGAGCGGGCACGTTGTTCGTCTCCGGGGACGGCAACGTGCAGGCCACCATGATCGGCGTGCCGAACCTGGGTGTCCTGACCGAGGCGCTGCTGGCCGCGGGACCAGCCAATGCGCCTCTGAACTTCGCCGACCACCACCTCACCTGGCACGAGCTGCTGGTCGCCTATGCCGAAGCCGCGGGCGTCCCGCTGACCCCCCGGCGCCCGCCCCTACCGTTGGACGTTCTGCGTGGGCGCGCCTCCGAGTACTTTTTGCTGTACGGCATGAGCCGCTTCGGCGGGCACTTCCCCACGGACGCATTGACTGCGCACTTGGCGCGCGCAGGGCAGGCGCCGACGCTCCACGACTGGCGCGTGGCCGTGCGCGACGCCGTCGAGAGCCTCAGGTGA